Proteins co-encoded in one uncultured Draconibacterium sp. genomic window:
- a CDS encoding glycoside hydrolase family 3 N-terminal domain-containing protein, translating into MIWNIKQAALLLLILIAIRETAMAQTQPAETDKNHWVDSVFQSLSAEQRIAQLIWINTAADKNISSQLKVAELIKKYNLGGVIFFTGNPEKQAELTNFYQASAQTPLFVAMDAEWGAGMRLHNVMPFPYNMMMGASHNPELIKQATTEMAKQMKRLGVQVSLGPVVDINTQPLNPIIGMRSFGESPKQVAACGIAYMQGLQENNILAIAKHFPGHGDTQSDSHLTLPLVPYSRERLDSVELYPFKELTQNGVAGVMSAHLNVPQLDSTKGIPSSLSAKILDGILRDEWNYHGLVITDAMNMAGAKSFGAPGEIEVLALKAGNDVVEFPEDVEQTIAGIKKAIESGLLTQDEIDFKCRKVLAAKYEAGLNKLAPVSRVNLMDDLNTPQAELVKRKLIEASLTLLENQSDLIPLKRLDTLKIACLTVGETTETPFQSMLSEYTKTDNFFLPEKFTEEQLNAVKIKLQDYNLVIAGLHLYESKTRRSMQVGSLQKTRPQRPYGLTDETENLLNYLSNNKKSIVVFFSSPYALTEVGNFTPPAGLIMAYQNDSLVQELAAQQIFGGIGASGKLPVTLGNYYKIGHGLNIDKAVRMKYTIPEEAGMNSTRLNHRIDSLVHDAIAKRATPGCSVLAAKDGKIIFRKTYGYHTYANRIPVLENDLYDLASVTKVSGALAAVLKLRDEGKINIDDKFSAYWPDWKNRLFHSSNKENLGWREILAHQAGLIPYLTYWEETAKDGQLKKRWYSVQKTDDYQLEVTPNLFLKNDFKKKIYKDIWKSKLNPPGKYVYSGLSFLLIPQITEDLSGQTYTDFLDANYYHLLGAYNITYNPLNKFPKSRIVPTEYDSYYRKQQIQGTVHDEAAAVFGGVAGNAGLFANANDLAKLIEMYMQMGTYGGEQYLSQATMKEFTRVQFPGNNNRRGLGFDKPLLNNSELSPEQSYPCPGASPESFGHSGFTGTFVWADPTYKLIYIFLSNRVYPTREGNTLGKLNVRTNILQAFYDEMKKK; encoded by the coding sequence ATGATCTGGAACATTAAACAAGCAGCTTTACTACTCCTTATTCTCATTGCCATCCGGGAAACAGCCATGGCGCAAACACAGCCTGCCGAAACCGATAAAAACCATTGGGTAGATTCTGTTTTTCAATCTCTATCGGCCGAGCAACGCATAGCTCAGTTAATTTGGATAAACACTGCTGCGGATAAAAACATATCGAGCCAGTTAAAAGTAGCAGAATTGATTAAAAAATATAATCTGGGAGGAGTAATCTTTTTTACCGGCAATCCGGAAAAACAAGCGGAACTCACCAATTTTTATCAGGCTTCGGCACAAACACCGCTTTTTGTTGCCATGGACGCTGAATGGGGAGCAGGAATGCGACTTCACAATGTAATGCCATTTCCGTACAATATGATGATGGGCGCCTCTCACAATCCGGAGTTAATTAAACAAGCGACCACCGAAATGGCCAAACAAATGAAGCGTTTGGGGGTTCAGGTTAGCCTTGGCCCCGTTGTCGATATAAATACACAGCCATTAAATCCAATTATAGGGATGCGCTCGTTTGGCGAATCGCCCAAACAAGTTGCAGCGTGCGGCATTGCTTACATGCAGGGCTTACAGGAAAATAATATTCTGGCCATTGCCAAACATTTCCCCGGTCATGGAGATACTCAATCGGATTCGCACCTTACTCTTCCGCTGGTTCCCTATTCGCGCGAACGACTGGATTCCGTTGAGTTGTATCCGTTTAAAGAATTGACGCAAAACGGAGTTGCCGGTGTGATGAGTGCCCATTTAAATGTTCCACAACTGGACAGCACAAAAGGAATTCCATCCAGCCTGTCGGCCAAAATACTCGACGGAATTCTTCGCGACGAATGGAATTACCATGGACTGGTTATTACCGATGCCATGAATATGGCCGGTGCTAAAAGTTTTGGTGCTCCGGGTGAAATTGAAGTACTGGCACTAAAAGCCGGTAACGACGTGGTTGAATTTCCAGAAGATGTGGAACAAACAATTGCCGGAATAAAAAAAGCAATTGAATCGGGGCTATTAACGCAAGATGAAATAGATTTTAAATGCAGAAAAGTGCTAGCTGCAAAATATGAAGCAGGTTTAAACAAACTAGCTCCGGTTTCGCGTGTCAACCTTATGGATGATTTGAACACCCCACAAGCCGAACTGGTTAAAAGAAAACTGATAGAGGCTTCGTTAACACTTCTGGAGAATCAAAGCGATTTGATTCCACTTAAACGCCTTGACACTTTAAAAATAGCTTGCCTCACCGTTGGAGAGACAACAGAAACTCCTTTCCAGTCGATGCTTTCGGAATACACAAAAACAGATAATTTTTTCCTTCCTGAAAAGTTTACGGAAGAACAGCTTAATGCTGTTAAAATAAAACTTCAGGATTATAACCTGGTAATTGCCGGTTTACACTTGTACGAAAGCAAAACAAGGCGGTCAATGCAGGTGGGTAGTCTGCAAAAAACAAGGCCCCAAAGGCCTTATGGTCTAACCGACGAAACGGAAAATTTACTGAACTATTTGTCGAATAATAAAAAGTCAATCGTTGTATTCTTTTCCAGTCCGTATGCCTTAACCGAAGTCGGTAATTTTACTCCTCCAGCCGGATTGATTATGGCTTATCAAAATGATTCGCTGGTACAGGAATTAGCCGCACAGCAAATTTTTGGCGGCATTGGAGCATCGGGGAAACTCCCGGTAACTCTGGGCAACTACTATAAAATTGGGCACGGGCTAAACATTGACAAAGCTGTTCGCATGAAATATACCATTCCTGAAGAGGCTGGAATGAATAGCACACGACTGAATCACCGTATCGATTCACTTGTTCACGATGCCATTGCTAAACGGGCAACACCGGGCTGCAGCGTTCTGGCGGCAAAAGATGGTAAAATAATATTCCGAAAAACCTATGGTTACCACACCTACGCCAACCGCATACCGGTCTTGGAAAACGACCTTTACGACCTGGCTTCGGTAACCAAGGTTTCGGGAGCACTGGCTGCTGTACTCAAACTTCGCGATGAAGGAAAAATCAATATTGATGACAAATTTTCAGCTTACTGGCCCGACTGGAAAAACCGTTTATTTCACTCGTCGAATAAAGAAAATTTGGGCTGGCGCGAGATTCTAGCCCATCAGGCAGGGCTAATCCCCTACCTCACTTATTGGGAAGAAACAGCAAAAGACGGACAGCTTAAGAAACGTTGGTATTCCGTCCAAAAAACAGACGATTATCAGTTGGAAGTAACTCCGAACCTGTTTCTAAAAAACGATTTCAAGAAAAAGATCTACAAGGATATCTGGAAATCGAAGCTAAATCCTCCGGGTAAATACGTGTACAGTGGCTTATCATTTCTATTGATTCCGCAAATCACCGAAGATCTTTCGGGGCAGACTTACACCGACTTTTTAGATGCCAATTATTACCATTTACTAGGGGCCTATAACATTACCTATAATCCGCTAAATAAATTTCCGAAAAGCCGCATTGTTCCAACAGAATACGATTCGTACTACCGAAAACAACAAATTCAGGGCACAGTGCACGACGAAGCTGCTGCTGTTTTTGGTGGCGTGGCAGGGAATGCAGGCCTTTTTGCCAATGCCAACGATCTGGCCAAACTAATTGAGATGTACATGCAAATGGGCACATACGGTGGCGAGCAGTATTTGAGTCAGGCTACCATGAAAGAATTTACACGTGTCCAGTTTCCGGGAAACAACAACCGCCGGGGATTGGGCTTTGACAAACCGCTTTTGAATAATTCGGAACTTAGCCCTGAGCAAAGTTATCCGTGTCCGGGAGCCAGCCCCGAAAGTTTCGGGCATTCTGGATTTACCGGAACATTTGTCTGGGCCGATCCTACTTATAAGCTGATTTACATCTTCCTAAGTAATCGTGTTTACCCAACGCGCGAGGGAAATACGCTTGGAAAGCTGAATGTTAGAACCAATATTTTACAGGCATTTTATGATGAAATGAAAAAAAAGTGA
- a CDS encoding response regulator: MKKYVLLSLFCLLVAGLSIAQNKNNVHFYNLNDKFGISLRETNSVCEDDNGFIWVSSKMGIIRYTEDDIRIYQLPYESTNVVTAELSYNQNLLYVYTNAGQIFKYNTIKDRFELLLNLSRVLRNPYIGISRMLVDQEKRLWISTTAGLFYFSEESGLKATTAVNDVLVMTWYDTENIIYAERNELRLFNIHELDSKIFYKFSTSEGYNVSTLVHDEQPDFWWIGTMGSGLFVFDSKAKKKLTPIEHIPSQPILAIENFTATSVLVGIDGQGVWELDRKSHDVLAVMKENADNMGSLKGNGVYDIYRDNNNRVWVCTYSGGVSYFNVANPVITQINHIANNKNSLVNNDVNAVLEDSNGNFWFATNNGISFRNNATGQWKSFYYNNEMHAQVFLTLNEDSRGRIWAGSYSSGVYLLDNKSGAELKHLSLESTDGKFGNNYVFEIFDDQNGKFWIGGVRGNLICYDIEADTYRSFLNVTVGKLVNYRENKLLIGNTNGLVQFDKNTGRTETIVEGYIVNDIFLKDDVAWLCTVGSGIIRYDFITREQENFTVDNGLPSNFVSSIQYMDGYLWIGTEQGLCRLKQTDRSFLTFNALPAVSNVSYNLRAIQVLDGERLMMGTNNGALIFDPNAIKPVKNKGSIFLQELTVSGSSIRELEFPSLTKPLNDLEKLSLKYAQNTISLEMLPIGVTSPGARFSWKMEGLDAEWTKPANNKILSYSNIPTGNYTLRIKMYDSSNTQLLAERDIKLHVIPPFWATLWFRVLIILFVFGLVVFLMVYYTENLKKVHSEEKIRFFANTAHDIRTSLTLIKGPIEELNKEPVLTSKGYHYLHLATEQTQKLLNVVTQLMDFQKSDIGKERVSLQMVDVVKTIKNRVMMFESYGNSKNIEIHFSTNISKFVTAIDETLIDKVVDNLISNAIKYSNPDSDVNISLNCTEHRWVLEVKDAGIGISKKAQRQLFKEYYRAENVINSKIVGSGIGLLLVKNYVNLHGGKINCISQLNEGSTFQVVIPTQKLEEAPSEKASIQHKDLQPPVTKQEFSQAVPNEDEELDASKMKVLIVEDNEYLSEFLKTAMEPQFQVYLAKNGVLAWELIQKQTPDMVVSDIMMPEMDGFELCRKIKSTYETSHMPVILLTALAGKAEQLKGLGLGADDYLTKPFDVSILLQRIRSLINNRKLIREKAMKNIGGGDDSTIVENELNDKFLKRMVEVIHENMENAQFSKKDFASAMNVSPSLLYKKVKSLTDQSPTDFIKMVRLNHSLDLLRTKQYNITEVSELCGFASVGYFSTVFRKHFGKSPTQMLG; encoded by the coding sequence ATGAAAAAATACGTATTATTAAGTCTGTTTTGTTTGTTGGTTGCAGGTTTATCTATTGCTCAAAACAAGAATAATGTTCACTTTTATAACCTTAACGACAAATTTGGAATTTCTTTACGCGAAACCAACTCGGTGTGTGAGGACGATAATGGTTTTATCTGGGTGTCGTCGAAAATGGGGATTATCCGATACACTGAAGACGATATCCGAATTTATCAGCTTCCGTATGAAAGTACAAATGTGGTAACTGCCGAATTGAGCTACAATCAAAATTTACTCTACGTTTATACCAATGCTGGGCAGATATTCAAATACAATACCATTAAAGACCGTTTTGAATTGTTGCTCAATTTATCGCGGGTTCTTCGAAATCCCTATATCGGTATTTCAAGAATGCTTGTCGATCAGGAAAAACGTTTATGGATTTCGACAACGGCAGGACTGTTTTATTTCAGCGAAGAAAGTGGGCTTAAGGCAACCACTGCGGTAAATGACGTTTTGGTGATGACTTGGTACGATACCGAAAACATTATTTATGCTGAACGCAATGAGTTGAGACTGTTCAATATTCATGAATTGGATTCCAAAATTTTTTATAAATTTTCAACTTCTGAGGGGTATAATGTTTCCACACTAGTGCATGACGAACAGCCGGATTTTTGGTGGATAGGAACTATGGGCAGCGGGCTTTTTGTGTTTGATAGTAAAGCGAAAAAGAAACTGACTCCTATTGAGCATATACCCAGTCAACCAATATTGGCAATCGAGAATTTTACAGCAACATCGGTGTTAGTCGGTATCGATGGGCAAGGTGTTTGGGAGTTGGATAGAAAGAGCCATGATGTTCTTGCCGTTATGAAAGAGAACGCTGACAATATGGGGTCGTTAAAAGGGAATGGTGTTTATGATATTTACCGCGACAATAATAACCGAGTGTGGGTATGTACCTATAGTGGGGGAGTTTCATATTTTAATGTGGCAAATCCGGTTATAACCCAAATTAATCATATTGCAAACAACAAAAACTCGTTAGTAAATAACGATGTTAACGCTGTGTTGGAAGACAGTAACGGAAATTTCTGGTTTGCAACCAATAACGGAATCAGTTTTAGGAATAATGCTACCGGACAATGGAAATCTTTTTATTACAATAACGAAATGCATGCGCAGGTTTTTTTAACTTTAAATGAGGATAGCCGGGGGCGTATTTGGGCTGGTTCGTACTCATCTGGGGTTTATTTGCTGGACAATAAAAGTGGTGCAGAGTTAAAACACCTTAGTCTTGAATCAACCGACGGGAAGTTTGGTAATAATTATGTATTCGAAATATTTGACGATCAAAACGGGAAGTTCTGGATTGGTGGCGTTCGCGGGAATCTAATTTGTTATGATATTGAAGCAGATACGTACAGATCGTTTTTGAATGTAACGGTAGGCAAGTTAGTGAATTACAGGGAGAACAAATTGCTGATTGGAAACACCAACGGATTGGTTCAGTTCGATAAAAATACAGGACGAACAGAAACTATTGTTGAAGGATACATTGTAAACGATATTTTTTTGAAAGATGATGTTGCATGGCTTTGTACCGTGGGAAGCGGTATAATACGTTACGATTTTATTACCCGCGAACAGGAGAATTTTACAGTGGATAATGGCTTACCATCGAACTTTGTCTCAAGTATTCAGTATATGGATGGTTATTTATGGATTGGAACCGAACAGGGACTTTGCCGTTTAAAACAAACCGACCGCTCTTTTTTGACCTTTAACGCCTTGCCTGCAGTAAGTAACGTTTCGTACAATCTGAGGGCCATTCAAGTGCTTGATGGCGAAAGATTAATGATGGGAACCAATAATGGTGCATTAATTTTTGATCCAAACGCAATTAAACCCGTAAAGAATAAAGGAAGTATTTTTTTGCAGGAACTTACCGTCTCAGGGAGTTCCATTCGCGAACTTGAATTTCCGTCGCTTACGAAACCTTTAAACGATCTTGAAAAACTGTCGTTAAAATATGCTCAGAATACGATAAGCCTGGAAATGCTGCCAATTGGAGTAACATCTCCGGGAGCTCGTTTCTCGTGGAAAATGGAAGGCCTTGATGCCGAATGGACCAAACCCGCCAACAATAAAATTTTGTCATACTCTAATATTCCAACTGGAAATTATACGTTGCGGATAAAGATGTACGACAGTTCTAATACACAACTTCTTGCAGAGCGGGATATAAAACTTCATGTAATTCCACCATTTTGGGCCACCTTGTGGTTTCGTGTACTGATAATCTTGTTTGTTTTTGGTCTGGTAGTTTTCTTAATGGTGTACTACACTGAAAATCTTAAAAAAGTACATTCTGAAGAGAAAATCCGCTTTTTTGCTAATACGGCGCACGATATTCGTACTTCGTTAACATTGATAAAAGGACCGATTGAAGAGTTAAACAAAGAGCCCGTGCTAACATCAAAAGGTTACCATTATTTGCATTTGGCTACCGAACAAACACAAAAGCTTTTAAATGTTGTAACGCAGTTGATGGATTTTCAGAAGTCAGACATTGGTAAAGAACGTGTTTCGCTGCAAATGGTTGATGTAGTAAAGACCATTAAAAACAGGGTTATGATGTTTGAATCGTATGGCAATAGTAAAAATATTGAGATTCATTTTTCAACGAATATATCGAAGTTTGTTACGGCTATTGACGAAACGCTTATTGATAAGGTTGTTGATAATCTTATCTCAAATGCCATAAAATATTCGAATCCTGATAGCGATGTAAATATTAGTTTGAATTGTACAGAACACCGGTGGGTTTTGGAGGTGAAGGATGCTGGAATTGGAATAAGCAAAAAAGCACAACGTCAGCTATTTAAAGAGTATTACCGGGCTGAAAATGTGATAAACTCCAAAATTGTTGGCTCCGGAATTGGTTTATTGCTGGTGAAAAATTATGTGAATCTACATGGAGGAAAAATCAATTGTATTAGTCAGCTGAATGAAGGATCAACGTTTCAGGTGGTAATTCCAACCCAAAAACTAGAGGAAGCACCCTCAGAAAAAGCAAGCATTCAGCATAAAGATCTGCAACCACCGGTAACAAAACAAGAGTTTAGTCAGGCTGTGCCGAATGAAGATGAAGAGCTGGATGCATCGAAAATGAAAGTTCTCATTGTTGAGGATAACGAATACCTGAGTGAGTTTTTGAAAACGGCAATGGAGCCACAATTTCAGGTTTATCTGGCTAAAAACGGGGTGCTGGCCTGGGAGCTTATTCAAAAGCAAACGCCCGACATGGTTGTGTCTGATATAATGATGCCTGAAATGGATGGTTTTGAGTTGTGTCGGAAAATTAAGTCTACTTACGAAACATCTCATATGCCGGTAATCTTATTAACGGCATTGGCCGGAAAAGCCGAACAGTTAAAAGGTTTGGGACTAGGTGCTGATGATTATTTAACCAAACCATTCGATGTGTCTATTCTCCTGCAGCGAATTCGTTCGTTGATCAATAACCGTAAGCTTATCAGGGAAAAAGCCATGAAAAACATCGGTGGGGGCGATGATTCTACGATTGTAGAGAACGAACTCAACGATAAGTTTCTGAAGCGCATGGTAGAAGTGATTCATGAGAATATGGAAAATGCACAATTTTCTAAAAAAGATTTTGCTTCGGCAATGAATGTCAGTCCTTCGCTGCTATACAAAAAGGTAAAATCGCTAACCGATCAGTCACCTACTGATTTTATTAAAATGGTTCGTTTAAATCATTCGCTGGACTTGTTGCGCACAAAGCAGTATAATATTACGGAGGTAAGTGAACTTTGTGGTTTTGCCAGTGTAGGGTATTTCAGTACTGTTTTTAGGAAACATTTTGGCAAATCGCCAACGCAAATGCTCGGATAA
- a CDS encoding PQQ-binding-like beta-propeller repeat protein, whose translation MMKKTLFLASLFLLLIPFAQAQQVCFAHVTDVHVGGATGAEDLSITINDINKLDEIDFVILSGDITEFGSDEELSKAKSIISKLNKPWYVVPGNHDSKWSESGNNSFVRIFGNEEFSFEAGGYLFIGTASGPNMRMSPGLVPHEQIVFLDSVLNNMQDINQPIIFVNHYPLDNSLSNWDKIIDMLKTRNIQADLLGHGHRNKLFDFEGIPGVMGRSNLRAKNEIGGYNIVTIKQDTMFYTERTPGGETHEVWCKVPLVNHHFDTEKTDYPRPDYSINNKYPEVSKVWEVQDVSDIGTGITEEGNIAVYGNAAGVIVALDKNTGKIIWQFQTSGKIYSTPAIANDKVVCASTDNTIYCLNLKTGQEEWSFATEKSIVASPVIRKKSVYIGSSEGIFRSINLKTGKLNWAFTEVKNFVESKPLVYRGKLYFGSWGNTFYALNSKNGKLVWKREKYSNRMLSPAAVWPVAANGKIFIVAPDRYMTALDAKTGEEIWHSKKYSCRESIGISNDGKLVYIKNMTEGNVDAFDTSANEQKLAWECNAKLGYEIAPSPITEAGNLIFVPTTEGIVCAINKTTHQIAWKYKLSNALVNHILPIDKDRVIVSLLDGKVVCLQY comes from the coding sequence ATGATGAAGAAAACACTTTTTCTGGCAAGCTTATTTCTTTTGTTAATACCCTTTGCGCAGGCACAACAAGTGTGCTTTGCCCATGTTACCGACGTTCATGTTGGCGGAGCAACCGGAGCTGAAGATTTATCAATTACCATAAATGATATCAACAAACTGGATGAAATTGACTTTGTAATTCTATCGGGAGATATTACTGAGTTTGGTTCGGATGAAGAGTTAAGTAAAGCAAAATCAATCATTTCAAAATTAAATAAACCGTGGTATGTTGTTCCTGGGAACCACGACTCAAAATGGTCGGAAAGTGGCAATAACAGCTTTGTTCGCATTTTCGGGAACGAAGAATTTTCATTCGAAGCCGGTGGTTACCTGTTTATTGGAACAGCAAGCGGGCCGAACATGCGTATGTCTCCCGGCCTTGTTCCGCATGAACAAATTGTTTTTCTTGATTCGGTTTTGAATAATATGCAAGATATTAATCAACCCATCATTTTTGTCAATCATTATCCGCTGGATAATTCATTGTCGAACTGGGACAAGATTATTGATATGCTTAAAACCAGAAACATACAGGCTGATTTGCTGGGGCATGGACACCGAAATAAATTATTCGATTTTGAAGGCATTCCCGGAGTGATGGGGCGTTCTAATTTACGCGCAAAAAATGAAATTGGAGGTTATAATATTGTCACCATTAAACAAGACACGATGTTTTACACCGAGCGGACTCCTGGGGGTGAAACACATGAAGTCTGGTGCAAGGTGCCCTTGGTAAATCATCATTTTGATACAGAAAAAACGGATTATCCTCGTCCTGATTATTCAATCAACAATAAGTACCCCGAGGTATCAAAGGTGTGGGAAGTACAAGATGTAAGCGATATCGGGACCGGGATTACAGAGGAAGGAAATATCGCAGTTTACGGAAATGCCGCTGGTGTTATTGTGGCGCTCGATAAAAACACCGGTAAAATAATCTGGCAATTTCAAACAAGCGGAAAAATCTACTCTACTCCCGCCATTGCAAATGATAAGGTAGTTTGTGCTTCAACCGATAATACTATCTATTGTTTAAACCTGAAAACAGGTCAAGAAGAATGGAGTTTCGCAACCGAAAAATCGATTGTTGCCTCACCTGTTATTCGCAAGAAATCGGTTTACATCGGTTCGTCAGAAGGAATTTTTCGTTCCATCAATTTAAAAACGGGCAAGCTGAACTGGGCATTTACCGAGGTGAAAAATTTTGTAGAAAGCAAACCTCTTGTTTACCGGGGCAAACTGTATTTTGGCTCTTGGGGAAATACTTTTTATGCTCTAAACAGTAAAAACGGAAAGCTGGTGTGGAAACGCGAGAAATACAGTAACCGAATGTTATCGCCGGCAGCAGTTTGGCCGGTAGCCGCCAACGGAAAAATATTTATTGTGGCCCCCGATCGGTACATGACAGCCCTCGACGCCAAAACCGGAGAGGAAATCTGGCATTCTAAAAAATATTCCTGCCGCGAATCAATTGGAATTTCAAACGACGGAAAACTGGTTTACATTAAAAATATGACCGAAGGAAATGTTGATGCGTTCGACACTTCTGCCAACGAACAAAAGCTGGCATGGGAATGCAATGCAAAGCTGGGATACGAAATAGCTCCATCGCCAATTACCGAGGCAGGAAACCTTATTTTTGTTCCTACCACCGAAGGAATTGTTTGCGCCATTAACAAAACAACACACCAGATAGCCTGGAAATACAAATTATCAAATGCACTGGTAAACCATATTTTACCGATAGATAAAGACCGAGTCATCGTTTCACTACTCGACGGAAAAGTTGTGTGTTTGCAATATTGA
- a CDS encoding heparan-alpha-glucosaminide N-acetyltransferase domain-containing protein, translating to MKTVKRYLALDVLRGLTIVAMITVNNPGSWSHIYAPLKHSHWNGCTPTDLVFPFFLFIVGISMYFSFSKYGNTLNRKSFKRLVKRTVLIFAIGLFLNSFPQWSRDFSTLRILGVLQRIAIVYGITSLIVLSVKKTWLPYISGAILLIYWGILFYFGNEAPFSLEGNATIPFDLAILGENHMYHGFGIPFDPEGLLSTIPAIVTALLGYMAGAFIHKTEETKIPKLLFLAGLTGIAAGLLWEMVFPINKPLWTSSYVLYTAGWASVVLAALIWIIDIKSHKKWTSFFVVFGMNPLFIFALSGLWANTLTRIIKFTNSEGQITNGYSWLYHQVFEPLAGPLNGSLLFALTHVALFWLIARVLYQKKIFIKV from the coding sequence ATGAAAACAGTAAAAAGGTATCTGGCTCTTGATGTTCTGCGCGGTTTAACCATAGTGGCAATGATCACCGTTAACAATCCTGGTAGCTGGTCGCACATCTACGCGCCGCTTAAACATTCTCATTGGAATGGATGCACTCCGACCGACCTAGTTTTTCCATTTTTCTTGTTTATTGTTGGAATTTCCATGTACTTTTCATTTTCGAAGTACGGAAATACCTTAAACCGGAAATCCTTTAAACGCTTGGTAAAAAGAACCGTTCTAATTTTTGCCATCGGTTTGTTTCTTAATTCATTTCCACAATGGTCCAGAGATTTCTCAACACTACGGATACTGGGTGTCCTTCAGCGAATAGCTATCGTTTACGGAATTACATCATTAATAGTACTCTCTGTCAAAAAAACATGGTTGCCCTACATTTCCGGAGCCATTCTTTTAATCTATTGGGGTATCCTGTTTTACTTTGGCAACGAAGCACCTTTTAGTTTAGAAGGAAATGCAACAATTCCTTTCGATCTGGCAATTCTTGGCGAAAACCACATGTATCATGGTTTTGGCATTCCATTCGATCCTGAAGGCCTGCTGAGCACCATTCCTGCAATTGTTACTGCACTGTTAGGCTATATGGCAGGTGCCTTTATCCATAAAACTGAAGAAACCAAAATCCCGAAGCTGCTTTTTCTTGCCGGACTGACAGGTATTGCTGCCGGTTTATTGTGGGAAATGGTTTTCCCAATTAACAAACCGTTATGGACAAGCTCTTATGTGTTATATACAGCAGGCTGGGCTTCTGTTGTACTGGCAGCACTTATTTGGATCATCGATATAAAATCACATAAAAAATGGACATCCTTTTTTGTGGTTTTCGGAATGAATCCACTGTTCATTTTTGCACTTTCCGGTTTATGGGCCAATACCCTTACTCGTATAATAAAATTCACAAATAGCGAGGGGCAAATAACCAACGGATACAGCTGGCTTTATCACCAGGTATTTGAGCCACTGGCAGGACCACTAAACGGTTCACTACTTTTTGCACTTACGCATGTTGCGCTATTCTGGCTGATTGCACGAGTTCTCTATCAAAAGAAAATATTTATAAAAGTTTAA